The Micromonospora sp. M71_S20 genome has a window encoding:
- a CDS encoding discoidin domain-containing protein, translating into MADHTTPHHQRRHRIRAGLAALTGTALAAASISVVALTTTATPARAAGLSPFDIPGRGATVPFVEQEAEEVAHTGTRIGPDRRYGTLPSEASGREAVTLDAVGEYVEFTLTAPANAVTFRYSLPDNAAGTGRDASIDLRANGTLVKAVPVTSRYGWYYGGYPFNNNPGDTNPHHFYDETRTMFGTTYPAGTKIRLQVSSTAQSPTFTIDLADFELVGGPIAKPTGVLDVVTDFGADPTGATDSTARFQAAVDAGRAQGRAVWIPTGTFTLWDHVVVDGVTLRGAGPWYSVLGGRHPTDRKRAAGIYGKYVPGGGYSGEIRPHEAGGPSRNVTLRDFAIIGDIRERVDEDQVNAIGGAMSNSVVDNVWMQHTKVGAWMDGPMDNFTIRNSRILDQTADGVNFHWGVTNSTVTNTFVRNTGDDALAMWAQSVPNVNNSFTRNTIGVTILANHLVTYGGRDIKITDNVTADSVTNGGGIHVANRYPGVTGPTAVSGTITVARNTLIRNGNSDYNWRFGVGAIWFSALNEPIQGAAINVTDTDILDSSYAALHWIEGQSSGISFNNVRIDGAGTYALQVQAPSQVSFTNVRATGIAQANPMHNCVGSGFQITQGTGNSGWYTSTPYCGPWPEPQWGGGPTSPPPTTTPTAPPTTPPPTTPPPTTPPTTPPPTGGNLAQGRPATATSTNQNYGAANAVDGNAASYWESANNAFPQSLTVDLGAARSVDRVVLKLPAGWERRTQTLSVLGSTDGSSWTTLAGSAGRTFDPAGGNTVSISVPAGERRFVRLTVTGNTGWPAAQLSEFEVYGGSPTTPPPTTPPPTTPPPTGNLALGRPAAETSHADVYVAANTVDGNPNTYWESANNAFPQSVTVDLGANRTVSRVVLKLPPSSAWQTRTQTLSVLGSTTGSSFSTLKASAGYTFNPASGNTVTVTFAATSQRYLRLTFTGNSSWPAGQLGEFEVYSS; encoded by the coding sequence ATGGCCGACCACACCACCCCGCACCACCAGCGAAGACACCGCATCCGCGCGGGGCTCGCCGCCCTCACCGGAACCGCCCTCGCGGCGGCCTCGATCTCCGTCGTCGCGCTGACCACCACCGCGACCCCGGCCCGCGCGGCGGGACTCTCGCCGTTCGACATCCCGGGGCGGGGCGCCACCGTCCCGTTCGTCGAGCAGGAGGCGGAGGAGGTCGCGCACACCGGCACGAGGATCGGCCCGGACCGGCGCTACGGCACGCTGCCGTCCGAGGCGTCCGGCCGGGAGGCCGTCACCCTCGACGCCGTGGGCGAGTACGTCGAGTTCACCCTGACCGCGCCCGCCAACGCGGTCACCTTCCGCTACAGCCTGCCGGACAACGCCGCCGGCACCGGCCGGGACGCCAGCATCGACCTGCGGGCCAACGGCACGCTGGTCAAGGCGGTGCCGGTCACCTCGCGGTACGGCTGGTACTACGGCGGCTACCCGTTCAACAACAACCCGGGCGACACCAACCCGCACCACTTCTACGACGAGACCCGGACCATGTTCGGGACCACGTACCCGGCCGGCACGAAGATCCGGCTCCAGGTCTCCTCGACCGCCCAGTCGCCGACGTTCACCATCGACCTGGCCGACTTCGAGCTGGTCGGCGGGCCCATCGCGAAGCCGACCGGCGTGCTCGACGTGGTCACCGACTTCGGCGCCGACCCGACCGGCGCGACCGACTCGACCGCCAGGTTCCAGGCGGCGGTGGACGCCGGCCGGGCCCAGGGGCGGGCCGTCTGGATCCCGACCGGCACCTTCACCCTCTGGGACCACGTCGTCGTGGACGGGGTGACCCTGCGCGGGGCGGGCCCGTGGTACTCGGTGCTCGGCGGGCGGCACCCGACCGACCGCAAGCGGGCTGCCGGCATCTACGGCAAGTACGTCCCCGGCGGCGGCTACAGCGGCGAGATCCGGCCGCACGAGGCCGGCGGTCCCAGCCGCAACGTCACGCTGCGCGACTTCGCCATCATCGGCGACATCCGGGAGCGGGTGGACGAGGACCAGGTCAACGCCATCGGCGGGGCGATGTCGAACTCGGTGGTCGACAACGTCTGGATGCAGCACACCAAGGTCGGGGCCTGGATGGACGGCCCGATGGACAACTTCACCATCCGCAACAGCCGGATCCTCGACCAGACCGCCGACGGGGTGAACTTCCACTGGGGCGTCACCAACTCCACGGTGACCAACACGTTCGTACGCAACACGGGTGACGACGCCCTCGCCATGTGGGCGCAGAGCGTGCCGAACGTGAACAACTCCTTCACCCGCAACACGATCGGCGTGACGATCCTCGCCAACCACCTGGTGACCTACGGCGGGCGGGACATCAAGATCACCGACAACGTCACCGCCGACTCGGTCACCAACGGCGGCGGCATCCACGTCGCCAACCGCTACCCCGGGGTGACCGGCCCGACCGCCGTCTCCGGGACGATCACCGTCGCCCGGAACACCCTGATCCGCAACGGCAACTCGGACTACAACTGGCGCTTCGGCGTCGGCGCGATCTGGTTCTCCGCGCTCAACGAGCCCATCCAGGGCGCGGCGATCAACGTGACCGACACCGACATCCTGGACAGTTCGTACGCGGCGCTGCACTGGATCGAGGGGCAGTCCAGCGGGATCAGCTTCAACAACGTACGGATCGACGGCGCGGGCACGTACGCCCTCCAGGTGCAGGCGCCCAGCCAGGTCTCCTTCACGAACGTGCGGGCGACCGGGATCGCCCAGGCCAACCCGATGCACAACTGCGTCGGCAGCGGCTTCCAGATCACCCAGGGCACCGGCAACTCCGGCTGGTACACGTCGACGCCGTACTGCGGGCCGTGGCCCGAGCCGCAGTGGGGCGGCGGGCCCACCAGCCCGCCCCCGACGACGACGCCCACCGCGCCCCCGACCACCCCGCCGCCCACCACGCCCCCGCCGACCACCCCGCCGACCACCCCGCCCCCGACCGGCGGGAACCTGGCGCAGGGCCGGCCGGCGACCGCGACCAGCACCAACCAGAACTACGGCGCGGCGAACGCGGTGGACGGCAACGCGGCCAGCTACTGGGAGAGCGCCAACAACGCGTTCCCGCAGTCGCTGACCGTCGACCTGGGCGCGGCGCGCTCCGTCGACCGGGTGGTGCTGAAGCTGCCCGCCGGCTGGGAGCGCCGGACCCAGACGCTGTCGGTGCTCGGCTCGACCGACGGCTCCTCGTGGACCACCCTCGCCGGGTCGGCCGGACGCACGTTCGACCCGGCCGGCGGCAACACGGTGTCGATCAGCGTGCCGGCCGGCGAGCGCCGGTTCGTCCGGCTGACCGTCACCGGCAACACGGGCTGGCCGGCGGCGCAGCTCTCCGAGTTCGAGGTGTACGGCGGCAGCCCCACCACCCCGCCCCCGACGACCCCGCCGCCGACCACGCCGCCGCCGACCGGGAACCTGGCGCTCGGCCGACCGGCCGCGGAGACCAGCCACGCCGACGTGTACGTGGCGGCCAACACGGTCGACGGCAACCCGAACACCTACTGGGAGAGCGCCAACAACGCCTTCCCGCAGTCGGTGACGGTGGACCTGGGTGCCAACCGGACGGTGTCCCGGGTCGTGCTGAAGCTCCCGCCGTCCTCGGCGTGGCAGACCCGCACGCAGACGCTGTCGGTGCTCGGCTCCACCACCGGCTCGTCGTTCAGCACCCTGAAGGCGTCCGCCGGCTACACCTTCAACCCGGCCAGCGGCAACACGGTCACCGTGACCTTCGCGGCGACCAGCCAGCGGTACCTGCGGCTGACGTTCACCGGCAACAGCAGCTGGCCCGCCGGCCAGCTCGGTGAGTTCGAGGTCTACTCCAGCTAG
- a CDS encoding discoidin domain-containing protein, producing MSRLGTRPGTAPTGARRPVPRSIRPANRRLLAGVLAGLLLTAVPAVTPAAAAPPADPAATAARAALLAGLSATMSASSHNQNYVASNANDGNADTYWESANNAFPQWIQADLGATVNVDRVVLKLPPSSAWQTRTQTLSVLGSTTGSSFTTLKASGGYTFNPATGNTVTVSFAATSTRYVRVQVTGNTGWPAAQLSEVEVYGAAGNPDTQAPGVPGNLAYTQPASGQIRLTWSASTDNVGVTGYDVYANGALRGSVNGSTLTYTDSQPDSATVSYHVRAKDAAGNQSANSNTVTRTGTGNPPVGTNLAVGKPITASGHVHTFVASNANDNNVATYWEGNGNPSTLTVQLGANASLSQVVLKLNPDSAWGARTQNITVLGRDQGSSTFTTRVGAANYSFNPTSGNTVTIPVSGAAADVRLSIASNTGAPAGQIAEFQVIGTPAPNPDLTVTGMSFSPSAPVETSAVTLSATVRNAGSAASGATNVNFYLGTNRVGTAPVGGLAAGASATVTANIGARDAGSYPLSAKVDESNTVVEQDDTNNSYTNPSPLVVSPVASSDLVAAAVAWSPGTPAAGNTVSFSVSIRNAGSIASASGAHGITLTVLNEAGTVVRTLTGSYSGVINAGATVGPVNLGTWTAANGKYTVRVVLAADGNELPVKQANNTSDRALFVGRGANMPYDMYEAEDGVVGGGASVVGPNRTVGDLAGEASGRRAVTLNSTGSYVEWTTRASTNTLVTRFSIPDAPGGGGINSTLNVYVNGSFHKAIDLTSRYAWLYGNEASPGNSPSAGGPRHIYDEANVMLNSTVPAGSRIRLQKDPANTTTYAIDFINTEQVAPIANPDPARYTTPTGFTHSDVQNALDRVRMDTTGNLVGVYLPAGNYSTASKFQVYGKAVKVTGAGPWYTRFNAPSGQDNTDIGFRAENSAAGSSFANFAYFGNYTSRIDGPGKVFDFSNVSNIVIDNIWNEHMVCLYWGANTDHMTIKNSRIRNMFADGINMTNGSTNNLVSNNDARATGDDSFALFSAIDAGGADMKDNIYENLTSTLTWRAAGVAVYGGYGNTFRNIYIADTLVYSGITISSLDFGYPMNGFGASPPTRFENISIVRAGGHFWGAQTFPAIWVFSASKVFQGIRVSDVDIVDPTYSGIMFQTNYVGGQPQFPITDTVFTNVSISGARKSGDAYDAKSGFGIWANPMPESGQGPAVGSVTFNNLRLSNNAVDIQNTTSTFTINRN from the coding sequence ATGTCCAGACTCGGCACCAGACCCGGGACCGCGCCGACCGGCGCGCGCCGTCCCGTCCCCCGGTCCATCCGCCCGGCCAACCGACGGCTGCTCGCCGGCGTGCTCGCCGGGCTGCTCCTCACCGCCGTCCCGGCCGTGACCCCGGCGGCCGCCGCGCCACCGGCGGACCCGGCCGCGACCGCCGCCCGCGCCGCCCTGCTCGCCGGGCTCTCCGCCACCATGAGCGCCAGCAGCCACAACCAGAACTACGTGGCGAGCAACGCCAACGACGGCAACGCCGACACCTACTGGGAGAGCGCCAACAACGCGTTCCCGCAGTGGATCCAGGCCGACCTCGGCGCCACCGTCAACGTCGACCGGGTGGTGCTCAAGCTGCCGCCCTCGTCGGCCTGGCAGACCCGCACCCAGACGCTGTCGGTGCTCGGCTCCACCACCGGCTCGTCGTTCACCACCCTGAAGGCGTCCGGCGGCTACACCTTCAACCCGGCCACCGGCAACACCGTCACCGTCAGCTTCGCCGCGACCAGCACCCGGTACGTGCGGGTGCAGGTCACCGGCAACACCGGCTGGCCGGCCGCCCAACTCTCCGAGGTCGAGGTCTACGGCGCCGCCGGCAACCCCGACACCCAGGCCCCCGGCGTCCCCGGGAACCTGGCGTACACCCAGCCCGCCAGCGGGCAGATCCGGCTCACCTGGTCCGCGTCCACGGACAACGTCGGGGTGACCGGGTACGACGTCTACGCCAACGGCGCGCTGCGCGGCAGCGTCAACGGCTCCACGCTGACGTACACCGACAGCCAGCCGGACAGCGCCACGGTCTCCTACCACGTCCGGGCCAAGGACGCGGCCGGCAACCAGTCGGCGAACAGCAACACCGTGACCCGGACCGGCACCGGCAACCCGCCCGTCGGCACCAACCTGGCGGTCGGCAAGCCGATCACCGCCTCCGGGCACGTGCACACGTTCGTGGCGAGCAACGCCAACGACAACAACGTGGCCACCTACTGGGAGGGCAACGGCAACCCGAGCACGCTGACCGTGCAGCTCGGCGCCAACGCCAGCCTCAGCCAGGTCGTGCTGAAGCTGAACCCGGACTCCGCCTGGGGGGCGCGTACCCAGAACATCACCGTGCTCGGCCGGGACCAGGGCTCCTCGACCTTCACCACCCGGGTCGGTGCCGCGAACTACAGCTTCAACCCGACCAGCGGCAACACCGTGACCATCCCGGTCTCCGGCGCGGCGGCCGACGTGCGGCTCTCGATCGCCTCGAACACCGGCGCCCCGGCCGGGCAGATCGCCGAGTTCCAGGTCATCGGCACCCCGGCGCCCAACCCGGACCTGACCGTGACCGGCATGTCGTTCAGCCCGTCCGCGCCTGTGGAGACGAGCGCCGTCACGCTCTCGGCCACCGTCCGCAACGCCGGCTCGGCGGCGTCCGGCGCCACCAACGTCAACTTCTACCTCGGCACCAACCGGGTGGGCACCGCGCCGGTCGGTGGCCTGGCGGCCGGCGCCTCGGCCACGGTCACCGCCAACATCGGCGCCCGGGACGCGGGCAGCTACCCGCTGAGCGCGAAGGTCGACGAGTCGAACACCGTCGTCGAGCAGGACGACACCAACAACAGCTACACCAATCCGAGCCCGCTGGTGGTCAGCCCGGTCGCCAGCTCCGACCTGGTCGCCGCCGCGGTCGCCTGGTCGCCCGGCACCCCGGCGGCCGGCAACACGGTCAGCTTCTCGGTGTCGATCCGCAACGCCGGCAGCATCGCCTCCGCGTCCGGCGCGCACGGCATCACGCTCACCGTGCTCAACGAGGCGGGCACGGTCGTCCGTACCCTGACCGGCTCGTACTCCGGCGTGATCAACGCCGGGGCCACGGTCGGCCCGGTCAACCTGGGCACCTGGACCGCCGCGAACGGCAAGTACACCGTCCGGGTGGTGCTCGCGGCCGACGGCAACGAGCTGCCGGTCAAGCAGGCCAACAACACCAGCGACCGCGCGCTCTTCGTGGGGCGCGGCGCCAACATGCCGTACGACATGTACGAGGCCGAGGACGGCGTGGTCGGTGGCGGCGCCAGCGTCGTCGGGCCGAACCGGACCGTCGGCGACCTCGCCGGTGAGGCGTCCGGCCGGCGGGCGGTGACCCTCAACTCGACCGGCAGCTACGTCGAGTGGACCACCCGGGCCAGCACCAACACCCTGGTCACCCGCTTCTCCATCCCGGACGCCCCGGGCGGCGGCGGCATCAACTCGACGCTGAACGTCTACGTCAACGGCAGCTTCCACAAGGCCATCGACCTGACGTCCCGGTACGCCTGGCTCTACGGCAACGAGGCCAGCCCGGGCAACTCGCCGAGCGCGGGCGGACCGCGGCACATCTACGACGAAGCCAACGTCATGCTCAACTCCACGGTGCCGGCCGGCAGCCGGATCCGGCTCCAGAAGGACCCGGCCAACACCACCACGTACGCCATCGACTTCATCAACACCGAGCAGGTGGCGCCGATCGCGAACCCGGACCCGGCGCGCTACACCACGCCGACCGGCTTCACCCACTCTGACGTGCAGAACGCCCTCGACCGGGTGCGGATGGACACCACCGGCAACCTCGTCGGGGTGTACCTGCCCGCCGGCAACTACTCCACCGCGTCGAAGTTCCAGGTGTACGGCAAGGCGGTCAAGGTGACCGGCGCCGGGCCCTGGTACACCCGGTTCAACGCGCCGTCCGGCCAGGACAACACCGACATCGGTTTCCGGGCCGAGAACTCGGCGGCCGGATCGTCCTTCGCGAACTTCGCCTACTTCGGCAACTACACGTCGCGGATCGACGGGCCGGGCAAGGTGTTCGACTTCTCGAACGTGTCGAACATCGTGATCGACAACATCTGGAACGAGCACATGGTGTGCCTCTACTGGGGCGCGAACACCGACCACATGACGATCAAGAACTCCCGGATCCGGAACATGTTCGCCGACGGCATCAACATGACCAACGGGAGCACCAACAACCTGGTCAGCAACAACGACGCCCGGGCCACCGGTGACGACAGCTTCGCGCTGTTCTCGGCGATCGACGCGGGCGGCGCGGACATGAAGGACAACATCTACGAGAACCTGACCTCGACCCTGACCTGGCGGGCCGCCGGTGTGGCCGTCTACGGCGGCTACGGCAACACGTTCCGCAACATCTACATCGCGGACACGCTGGTCTACTCCGGCATCACCATCAGCTCGCTCGACTTCGGCTACCCGATGAACGGCTTCGGCGCCAGCCCGCCCACGCGGTTCGAGAACATCTCGATCGTGCGGGCCGGCGGGCACTTCTGGGGCGCGCAGACCTTCCCGGCGATCTGGGTCTTCTCCGCCTCGAAGGTGTTCCAGGGCATCCGGGTCAGCGACGTCGACATCGTCGACCCGACCTACAGCGGCATCATGTTCCAGACCAACTACGTCGGTGGGCAGCCGCAGTTCCCGATCACCGACACGGTCTTCACCAACGTCTCCATCAGCGGCGCCCGCAAGAGCGGTGACGCCTACGACGCGAAGTCCGGCTTCGGCATCTGGGCCAACCCGATGCCGGAGTCGGGGCAGGGCCCGGCCGTCGGGTCGGTCACCTTCAACAACCTTCGCCTGAGCAACAACGCGGTGGACATCCAGAACACCACCTCGACGTTCACCATCAACCGCAACTGA
- the bluB gene encoding 5,6-dimethylbenzimidazole synthase, translating into MDLYDVIHRRRDVRAQFTGAPVPEETLDRVLAAAHAAPSVGYSQPWDFVLVRDPELRRRFHEHVRTERDTFAATLDGEAAERFARIKIDGVLESTLSVVVTHDQSRGGPAVLGRHAIADTGLYSTCLAIQNLWLAATAEGLGVGWVSFYREPWLAELLGIPDGIRPVAWLCLGPVTHFEPVPDLARHGWRQKRPLADAIHHDRWAARES; encoded by the coding sequence TTGGATCTGTACGACGTCATCCACCGCCGCCGGGACGTACGCGCCCAGTTCACCGGGGCGCCGGTGCCCGAGGAGACGCTGGACCGGGTGCTGGCGGCGGCGCACGCCGCGCCGAGCGTCGGCTACTCGCAGCCCTGGGACTTCGTCCTGGTGCGCGACCCGGAGCTGCGCCGCCGGTTCCACGAGCACGTCCGCACCGAGCGGGACACGTTCGCCGCGACGCTCGACGGGGAGGCGGCCGAGCGGTTCGCCCGCATCAAGATCGACGGCGTCCTGGAGTCGACGCTGTCGGTGGTGGTCACCCACGACCAGTCCCGGGGCGGCCCCGCCGTGCTCGGCCGGCACGCCATCGCCGACACCGGGCTCTACTCGACCTGCCTCGCCATCCAGAACCTCTGGCTCGCCGCGACCGCCGAGGGGCTCGGGGTGGGCTGGGTGTCGTTCTACCGGGAGCCCTGGCTCGCCGAGCTGCTCGGCATCCCCGACGGGATCCGGCCGGTGGCGTGGCTCTGCCTCGGGCCGGTCACCCACTTCGAGCCCGTACCCGACCTGGCCCGGCACGGCTGGCGGCAGAAGCGCCCGCTGGCCGACGCGATCCACCACGACCGCTGGGCGGCACGGGAGAGCTGA
- a CDS encoding DMT family transporter — protein sequence MYALSSRPLPAGRPATRLTLALGQPRAVPPPLLMLLGMLSTQVGAAVAKQLFGSTSAGGTTTLRLGFAALILLVLVRPGLRLGWRTAGLVGAFGLALAVMNLAFYAALERVPLGVAVTIGFAGPLLVSLGGSRRLGDVAWAALAGGGVLLISGLGGTGVDRVGLLCCVAVAVGWAGYVLLGKAVSARVPGSRGLALGMAVAALAVLPFGVAGSGTALLDPWTLALGAAVALLSSVLPYSAEMAALRRMPARVFAVLLSLEPAIGALVGLVLLGELLAWPQAVGVACVVGAALGATLVRPGRSAPH from the coding sequence GTGTACGCACTCTCCTCCCGCCCGCTGCCGGCCGGTCGACCGGCGACCCGACTGACTCTCGCGCTGGGACAGCCCCGGGCCGTGCCGCCCCCGCTGCTGATGCTGCTGGGCATGCTCTCCACCCAGGTCGGGGCGGCCGTCGCCAAGCAACTCTTCGGCAGCACCAGCGCCGGCGGTACGACCACGTTGCGGCTCGGCTTCGCCGCGCTCATCCTGCTGGTCCTGGTCCGGCCGGGGCTGCGCCTGGGCTGGCGCACCGCCGGTCTGGTCGGGGCGTTCGGGCTGGCCCTCGCGGTGATGAACCTCGCCTTCTACGCGGCCCTGGAACGGGTGCCGCTGGGGGTCGCGGTCACCATCGGCTTCGCCGGGCCGCTGCTGGTGTCGCTCGGCGGCAGCCGCCGGCTCGGCGACGTGGCGTGGGCGGCGCTGGCCGGCGGGGGCGTGCTGCTGATCAGCGGGCTCGGCGGGACGGGGGTGGACCGGGTGGGGCTGCTGTGCTGCGTGGCCGTCGCGGTCGGCTGGGCCGGCTACGTGCTGCTCGGCAAGGCGGTCAGCGCCCGGGTGCCGGGCAGCCGGGGCCTCGCGCTGGGGATGGCGGTAGCCGCGCTGGCCGTGCTGCCCTTCGGGGTCGCCGGCAGCGGTACGGCGCTGCTCGACCCGTGGACCCTCGCGCTGGGGGCGGCGGTGGCGCTGCTGTCGTCGGTGCTGCCGTACTCGGCGGAGATGGCGGCGCTGCGCCGGATGCCGGCCCGGGTCTTCGCGGTGCTGCTCAGCCTGGAGCCGGCGATCGGGGCGCTGGTCGGGCTGGTCCTGCTCGGCGAGCTGCTGGCCTGGCCGCAGGCGGTCGGCGTGGCCTGCGTGGTCGGCGCCGCGCTGGGCGCCACCCTGGTCCGCCCGGGCCGGTCCGCCCCGCACTGA
- a CDS encoding crotonase/enoyl-CoA hydratase family protein, whose product MGVRVERAAAVTTVILDCPEARNAVDGPTARALADAFRAFEADPGASVAVLWGAGGTFCAGADLKAIGTPSGNRVEAQGDGPMGPTRMTLSKPVIAAISGHAVAGGLELALWCDLRVAESDAVLGVFCRRWGVPLIDGGTVRLPRLIGESRAMDLILTGRPVPAEEAYAIGLVNRLVAPGESRSAAERLAAEIARHPQTCLRNDRAALLAGAGLPEPAALEVELAYGMESLAADAAAGAARFAAGAGRHGAPAH is encoded by the coding sequence ATGGGGGTACGCGTCGAACGCGCCGCGGCGGTGACCACGGTGATCCTGGATTGCCCGGAGGCCCGCAACGCGGTCGACGGGCCGACCGCCCGGGCGCTGGCCGACGCGTTCCGCGCCTTCGAGGCCGACCCCGGCGCCTCCGTGGCCGTGCTCTGGGGGGCCGGCGGCACGTTCTGCGCCGGCGCCGACCTGAAGGCCATCGGCACCCCGAGCGGCAACCGCGTCGAAGCGCAGGGGGACGGCCCGATGGGCCCGACCCGGATGACGCTCAGCAAGCCGGTGATCGCCGCGATCTCCGGTCACGCGGTGGCCGGCGGGTTGGAGTTGGCGCTCTGGTGCGACCTGCGGGTGGCCGAGTCCGACGCGGTGCTCGGGGTGTTCTGCCGCCGCTGGGGAGTGCCGCTGATCGACGGGGGCACGGTCCGGCTGCCCCGGCTGATCGGCGAGAGCCGGGCGATGGACCTGATCCTCACCGGCCGGCCGGTGCCGGCCGAGGAGGCGTACGCCATCGGGCTGGTGAACCGGCTGGTCGCGCCGGGCGAGTCCCGGTCGGCGGCCGAGCGGCTGGCCGCCGAGATCGCCCGGCACCCGCAGACCTGCCTGCGCAACGACCGGGCGGCGCTGCTCGCCGGCGCCGGCCTGCCGGAACCGGCGGCGCTGGAGGTGGAGCTGGCGTACGGGATGGAGTCGCTGGCCGCCGACGCGGCGGCCGGCGCGGCCCGGTTCGCCGCCGGCGCCGGCCGGCACGGCGCCCCGGCCCACTGA
- a CDS encoding Rieske 2Fe-2S domain-containing protein: MRALLTKIEQASGLDRVGDRLQRAVQATLRPQRVRDLLHGVWLGHPLHPAMVQVPVGAWISTAVLDLMPGQRRAATTLCTVGTVSALPAAVAGLNDWAALARDQRRVGLVHAASNSVGLAFYAGSVAARMTGRHNLGRTLGFLGLGAASMGAYLGGHLAYKQGAQVNQSISELHRMSDGWHSIADMAALPERKLITREVDDVSVILYRHGDEVTVMLERCPHQSGPLGEGEVREIDGHACVVCPWHGSAFRLNGGEVVHGPSGNDQQVLPTRVVNGVLETRLP, translated from the coding sequence GTGCGAGCACTCTTGACGAAGATCGAACAGGCATCCGGCCTGGACCGGGTCGGCGACCGGTTGCAGCGCGCCGTCCAGGCCACCCTCCGACCGCAGCGGGTCCGCGACCTGCTGCACGGCGTGTGGCTGGGCCATCCGCTGCACCCGGCGATGGTGCAGGTGCCGGTCGGCGCGTGGATCAGCACGGCGGTGCTGGACCTCATGCCGGGACAGCGCCGGGCCGCCACCACCCTGTGCACGGTGGGCACCGTCAGCGCCCTCCCGGCCGCGGTCGCCGGCCTCAACGACTGGGCGGCACTCGCCCGCGACCAGCGCCGGGTCGGCCTGGTGCACGCCGCGTCCAACAGCGTCGGCCTGGCGTTCTACGCCGGCTCGGTGGCCGCGCGGATGACCGGCCGGCACAACCTCGGCCGTACGCTCGGCTTCCTCGGGCTCGGCGCCGCCAGCATGGGGGCGTACCTCGGCGGGCACCTGGCGTACAAGCAGGGCGCGCAGGTCAACCAGAGCATCTCCGAGCTGCACCGGATGAGCGACGGCTGGCACTCGATCGCGGACATGGCCGCCCTGCCGGAGCGCAAGCTGATCACCCGGGAGGTCGACGACGTCTCGGTGATCCTCTACCGGCACGGCGACGAGGTCACCGTGATGCTGGAGCGCTGCCCGCACCAGAGCGGCCCGCTGGGCGAGGGCGAGGTGCGCGAGATCGACGGGCACGCGTGCGTGGTCTGCCCGTGGCACGGCAGCGCGTTCCGTCTCAACGGCGGCGAGGTCGTACACGGCCCGTCCGGCAACGACCAGCAGGTCCTGCCGACCCGCGTCGTCAACGGCGTCCTGGAGACCCGCCTCCCCTGA